A segment of the Posidoniimonas polymericola genome:
CAGCGGTGGGTCAAGATCAAGCGTCCCACCGTGGTGGTGGGCGGCGAGCTGACCCTCGACGCCCTCGAGATCCGCCACGACCCGGTCAGCAACATCAGCGAGGCCTCGCTCCAGCTGAAGAGCAACTGCGGCTGCCTGCTGATCGACGACTTCGGCCGCCAGAAGTGCGAGCCGACCGAGCTGCTGAACCGCTGGATCGTGCCGCTCGAAAACCGCCACGACTTCCTCACACTCGCCAGCGGCAAGAAGATCCAGGTCCCGTTTGACCAGCTGATCATCTTCTCGACCAACCTCGAGCCGATGGACCTCGCCGACGAGGCGTTCCTCCGCCGCATCCCGTACAAGGTCGAGGTCGGCGACCCGAGCATCGAAGAGTTCCGCATGCTGTTCCAGTTCTCCTGCAAATCGCTTGGCTGCCAGTACCGGCCCGAGGCGGTCGACTACCTGGTGCAGAAGCACTACCGCCCGCTGGGGCGCCCGCTCCGCCGCTGCCAGGCCCGCGACCTGCTCACCCAGATCAAGAACTACTGCGTCTACCGCGGGCTGCCGATGGAGCTTCGCCCCGACTACCTGGACCGGGCGGTCGCGGGCTACTTTGCCACCTGCGGCGACAACGCGACGTCGCCAGCAACGCCAGGGGGTCAGTCATGAGCAGCGAACAAGCAGACAAGCCGCAACTAACCGGTTACGAGCTGCTCGATCACCTCGGCAGTGGTGGGTACGGTGAGGTGTGGAGTGCGCGGGTCCCCGGCGGGCTTATCAAGGCCGTTAAGGTGATCCACGGCCGGCATGACGAGTCGCGCGCGGCGAACGAGCTCAAGTCCCTCGAGCGGATCCGCGAGGTCCGGCACCCGTTTGTTGTCTCTCTCGAGCGGGTCGAGTTTGTCGACAACCGGCTCGTCGTGGTGAGCGAGTTGGCCGAGGGGAGCCTGCGGGATCGGCACCGCGACTGTGTTCAGATGGGCCTCTGCGGCATTCCTCGGGAAGAGCTGCTCCGGTACCTGCGAGACGCCGCCGACGCCCTGGACTACCTCTCGTCGAAACACGGGCTGCAGCACCTGGACATCAAGCCGGAGAATATCCTCCTGCTGGCCGGGCACGCCAAGGTGGCGGACTTTGGTCTCGTGAAGGCCATCGACGACCGAACCCAGTCGATCGTCGGTGGCATGACCCCCGCGTACGCGCCCCCCGAGGTCTTCAAGGGCGCGCCCGGCAGGACCAGCGATCAGTACAGCCTCGCGGTCTTGTACCAGCAGCTCCTCACCGGCACGCTCCCGTTCAACGGCGAGAATGCGGCGGAGCTCACGATGCAGCACCTGCACGACGAGCCGAGCCTCGACGTGCTCTCCGCCGACGATCGCTACGTCGTGTCCCGCGCGCTCTCGAAGACTCCTGCCCACCGCTACTCCACGTGCACCGAGTTTGTGCAGGCCCTCTCCGCTCCGCAGCGGACGTTCACCCCCCAGAGCGAGGGCCCGGTTCAGCTCGGTCGTTCCGCGCCCGCCGCCCAAGCCGGTGATTCGGACCAGGCATCGCGCCACCGAGACGTTCAGGCGACCGTGCCGTGCGCCGACCAGGGCGGCCCGATCAGCACCGACCTCCGGATGCAGCTCCCAGACGCCGAGCTGCCCCCGATTACCGAGCTGGACGAGCCGGAATGGGACTCCCATGACCAGGCCGCCGTGCCCACGTTCTATCTGGGAATCGGCGGCGCCGCCGCGTGTGTTCTAAGAGAGCTGCGTCAGCAGCAGAGCGAGCGGTACGAGCTGAGCGGCCCTATCCCGGCCGGCCCGATGCTGTTGATGGACACCGACCCGCGGACCATCTCGGCCGTGAGCCGCAACGCCGACGGCGGCGCCGGACTGAAACGCGAAGAAACCGTCTGCCTCAATCTCAGGCGCCCGCAGGAGTACCGTGAGAAGTCGGACAAGATCTTGGGGTGGCTCGGCCGCCGCTGGCTCTACAATATCCCGAAGTCCCTGCAGACTGAAGGCATCCGGCCGCTAGGGAGGCTCGCCTTGGTCGACAACTCACGCCGCACGCTGCAACGCATCCGCGGCGCCCTGGCGGAGTGCGTCTCGGCGGAGAACATCGACGCCTCTGAGGAGCTCACCGGACGCAAGTTCAGACGGGACGCGGTGCGGGTGTTCATCGTCTCCTCGATCGCCGGCGCAACCGGCGGCGGCATGGCGTTGGACGTCGCGTACGCCGTGAGGGGCTTCCTCGAAAAACTGGGGCTGGCCGACACCCAGCTGGTCGGGATCAACTTGTTCTCGACCGGCCGCGAGGCGGAACGCGCGGGGCTGGCAAGGGTCAACGCCTACTCGTGGCTCACCGAACACCAACATTTCTGCCACCCCGCCAACGCCTACCTGGGAGACGACGCCGCCGGCTTCCCGCCGCACGAGCAGGGCGTGCGCCCGTTCGACCACAGCTACCTGGCGCACCTCGGGGAACGCCTTGACGACGGCGCCTTCCTGCAGGGCTGCAAGTCGGTCGCCGACTACCTATTCGCCACCAGCTCCACGCCTGCGGCGCCGTGCCTGGAAGCGTGCCGGCAAGCGAGCGGCGAGGACCGTTCGCCGCTGGAACTGCGGACCTTTGCCGTGAAGCGGCACGAGGCCGCCCCGGCAGACGCCCGTCGGGACGCAGAGCAGCTGCTGATCAATTTGCTGCTCTCGGCGTGGCTCGGGGAGAGCAAGCCGGACCGCTCTGCGAAGGACGCCTCCGGCACCAACCGCGTGGTCATGGGCGCCGGCGAATTGGTCGGGCGGCTGAAACTCGACGCCGCCCACATCGCAACGCAAAGCCGAGCAATCGTGGAAGAACAAGCAGCAAGCCTCGCCGTGGATACCGGCGAGTCGACCAGCATGCTGGAACGTCTAGAAGCGATCAACGCGTTCTTCGTGCCCTCGCCAGACCTCAACACCCCTCTCCTGGGTGAGTCGGCGACAAATCAGATTGGGGAGGTCTCGATAGTGGACCTGGTGCGGCCCTTCGCGGAAGAGCTCCAGGCGTCGATTGCCGAGTGGGTCCTCTCGCAGCTGGATAAGCCCGGCGACCGACTCAATGGGGGGAGGCAGGCCGCGGACTGGCTGCACGACCATTGCGAGTCGTTGACCTCGCAATTTCAACGATACGGCTCCGCCACCCAGCAAAAGCTTCAGCAGGTCGCGCAGCAGGCGTCGGCGCCGGACGCAGACCCCAGGTCAGTCGAGGATCGGTACACGCACTTGAAGACCGACCTCGCCGCGCTCGAAGGGGCGGCGCTGATTACCGCGGGGCTCAAGACCGAGCTCCGCGAGATCATGGGCCGGCTCAGCGAGCTCCGCGTCGCGGCCGGCAGCGTCGCCAAGGACCTCTCCACAGAGGACCGCGGCGACCCGCGTGAGACGCATCGAATATTGGCCGACGCCAACACTTCCCCCGCCCGCTTGGCCGTTGAGCTCGACGGCCAGCTGCAACAGGAGTGGCAGGGCGGCAGCGTCTCGTTCGCGCAGCTGCTCGAGTCGGACGAGGGGCGTCGTGAGATCGTGTCGGCTGTCAAACGACACTCCCAGCAGTGCGTCCGCGAGGCCCTGATGACGCGAGGC
Coding sequences within it:
- a CDS encoding protein kinase domain-containing protein; translated protein: MSSEQADKPQLTGYELLDHLGSGGYGEVWSARVPGGLIKAVKVIHGRHDESRAANELKSLERIREVRHPFVVSLERVEFVDNRLVVVSELAEGSLRDRHRDCVQMGLCGIPREELLRYLRDAADALDYLSSKHGLQHLDIKPENILLLAGHAKVADFGLVKAIDDRTQSIVGGMTPAYAPPEVFKGAPGRTSDQYSLAVLYQQLLTGTLPFNGENAAELTMQHLHDEPSLDVLSADDRYVVSRALSKTPAHRYSTCTEFVQALSAPQRTFTPQSEGPVQLGRSAPAAQAGDSDQASRHRDVQATVPCADQGGPISTDLRMQLPDAELPPITELDEPEWDSHDQAAVPTFYLGIGGAAACVLRELRQQQSERYELSGPIPAGPMLLMDTDPRTISAVSRNADGGAGLKREETVCLNLRRPQEYREKSDKILGWLGRRWLYNIPKSLQTEGIRPLGRLALVDNSRRTLQRIRGALAECVSAENIDASEELTGRKFRRDAVRVFIVSSIAGATGGGMALDVAYAVRGFLEKLGLADTQLVGINLFSTGREAERAGLARVNAYSWLTEHQHFCHPANAYLGDDAAGFPPHEQGVRPFDHSYLAHLGERLDDGAFLQGCKSVADYLFATSSTPAAPCLEACRQASGEDRSPLELRTFAVKRHEAAPADARRDAEQLLINLLLSAWLGESKPDRSAKDASGTNRVVMGAGELVGRLKLDAAHIATQSRAIVEEQAASLAVDTGESTSMLERLEAINAFFVPSPDLNTPLLGESATNQIGEVSIVDLVRPFAEELQASIAEWVLSQLDKPGDRLNGGRQAADWLHDHCESLTSQFQRYGSATQQKLQQVAQQASAPDADPRSVEDRYTHLKTDLAALEGAALITAGLKTELREIMGRLSELRVAAGSVAKDLSTEDRGDPRETHRILADANTSPARLAVELDGQLQQEWQGGSVSFAQLLESDEGRREIVSAVKRHSQQCVREALMTRGGGEAVEFNADVSVSPLAECCTGFRRILLSPPGASEPTESRDAAIVIENTTNDSYAVSEYEGLSATHAAVALVGGRRDYAEFAKRVATRRDVAWNDLLAQTQIRSESTDSCGTLQVNIECGSVSGTAPASPMPEAVQ